The window TCAAGAAACCCAACCCAGAACAAGCCATCCAGGATCTGGGAGCCCCACGTCCTTACCTCTAAGGGCCTTTGACAGAGTTTTCAATTATGCTTAAAGGTCACTGTCAGCTCTAGGGAGAGGGGACCCTCTGGGGAGAAGAACTCACATGGGCTCTGGGAGGGGTCATCTTTTGGGGCTCAAGCCCTACTCTAGCACAAGACGTGGTAGGCAGCTGCACCTGTGCCTGCTCCAGGGGCCCGCACAGCAGCCCTTCACGAGgcctcctgggctggggtggcAGCGAGGGCTCACCTCTCCCAGCTGCGTAGGAGCCATCGGGTGATGGCACCCAGGCTGATGGGGCCGCCCCACAGTGCTCGCAGCTGAGGGTGGCTGCCAGCCAGTGAGGTGGTGAGGGGTGACACATAGATGGGGTAGCCCAGCGGCTGGTCGCAGGAAGAATTGATCATGTTACGGAGCGCCTGCTTGGCGTTCTGGATGCTGCCCCGCTCTGGGTTGCGGTTTCGCAGGAACACCAGTTCCTGCTGCTGCCCTGCCCACAGGCCACGCACACACTCACGGTTCACCTGTGGGCAGCCACACAGAAGGTCAGGGATCTGGCACCAGGCAGGGGGACCTGGGCTGGGGACAGGTAGGGTCAGCCCCACCTTGATGACTCGGAAGCTGAGGTGGCGGCGGTTGAGCATGATGATCTTGTACTCATCAGAGGCATCGTCCATGACATGGCGCAGTGCCAGCAGGGAGggtgtgttgctgaggatggcgCTCCGCCAAGCCGGGTCACCTTCGTGTGAGATGACCAGCCGCTCCTCGTTGGCCGCGATGGCATCGTACAGGGCAGCTGGTTCCTCATACTCATCTGGGGACGTGAAGTGGTCCTGGCGGGTGGATGGGCGGGCAGGAGTGAGGGGCCCCTGCACTGGGGTAAGCCTTCACCCCCATCTGCCCGAGCAGCCTGGGCACACCATGCTCCCACCTGGTGAAGCTTGAGGGCCATGCGAACCCCAGGCGCCACCACACGGTGAAGCAGGTCCATGTCGGCAAAGACCCACTCATCACGTGGGGAGGTGATGCGAAAGTCCCCCTTGAACAGAGCGTGCAGGCCATAGAGGAAGGGCTCCAGGCTGGccagggaggaggaacagggggcACGTGTGGGGAGTGGAGCCAGGCATCTCAGGTTTCTGAGTGACCTGAGCTGAGCCCCTTCCTCACACTGAACTTTAGGCTCTCCATCTTTCCAAGGAGGCCAGTCTGTCTATGTCCCTCAGAGGGTTGAGGAACAGGTAGGGTCACGACCGGGAATGCCTGGCTCATGTGAGACAAGCTACACCAACAGGAAGGCCCAGCGGTTTCTAGACACTGAGCTCTGCATGCACGGGTGAGAGGGGAGTAGCGGGACCAGCGGGCATGCGCACTCACCTGGCAGACATGCTGTGAGAGGCTGTCCCCAGGGCCCGGCGACCCAGTACACACAGGCCAAAGCACAGCGTGACCAGCGGCGAGTTCCAATCCTGGTCCACGGGCTGTGGCACAAGGAGCCCCGTCCCCAGAGCCCCACTCAGACCTGGGACTGGGAACTTGGGGTGGGGGCCAGGGCCCAGGCCAAGGGAGTCTCAGGGTAAGAAGAACCCGAACAGAAAGGGGAGAAGTGGAAGAGGGTTCAGGTCCCCAGAGGCCTGGGTGGGGCAGCCCCAGGGTAGTGGTGGCCCAACCTGGCCACGCCGGGAGGCGCAGTACTGGATCCACTCAAGGTGCACAGCACAGAAGGAAGGCAGCGAGAGGCCGGAAAGGCGAAGGTCATAGTCCTCATCCACGCTCAGTGAGAAGGTGGGGTCCGAGTCAGCATAGCCCGGCGCTCTAACAGGCCGCAGAGCAGCTGCGATGCCCTCGTGGCTCAACCAGGCCTCCAGCTTTGGAGAACGGCTCACATAGTAGATGATGCTCTGGGAGAGGAGGAGCAGGTGTTGGGGTGTGTGTGCAGTGCGGCCGCTCTTAACCCAGCCCTGGGGGAAAACCAGGAGAAACTTCTGCCCCAGCCTGGGCTACAGAGCTTCCTAGGACACCCACCTCCTGCAGCTCAGCTCAACTCCCCAAGACCACAGGGCAAGTGAGCTCTGGCCCACCCCAGGTCAAGGGGAGGAGGCGGCCAGCAGGGAGTGCCCCCACTTACAGAGGGGCCCTGGAGGGTCCCACACTACAGCAGGGGCTTGAATGCAGCACCTGTCACTTTGCCGTTCACCCTAGCATCTAACCCATTTATAAGGGAAAGAGGCACTGACAGATGACAATTTTGCCCCATGTCACACAGCAGGGCAGGTTAAACTGGACTTTGAAGAAGCTGTGGGATCCAGATTTCAGGGCCGAGCAAGTCAGCTGAGCACCCTGGGTCACAGGTCCCTTTAAGCAGCCACAGCACGACAGTCACAGGGCctcttctcagaaaaaaaaggcagaggCACAAAACCTTGTGCCCAAAGTTGGGGGCTCCTGAACCCCTTGTTAAGAAGTATTGCTGATGTCTAAGTACGGGTTGGGCAAACGGCTAGGACTTTTGGAAAGCAGGTCGCTGGCCCcacagagagggagaggcagTGTGTGCCACTGGCAGCTGGCAGCCAGTGATGTTCTGGGGATTCCATGTGCCACCCTGAGACGAGGTCGATGGGGTCAACGCTTTGTGTGGGGCAAGGGGTGGAGAGGGTGACGCAGTTGGCCACTAACTGAAGGAACCCTAGGCAGCAGAGTGTCCAGCACGGTGGCTATAGTGGAACATGGAGAAGTCAAACACCTGGGCAAAACGACCAGGGCACAAGAGAGAAAGAGCCAAGGCCTGAAAGAGTTCCCTGGCAGGGGAGGACACCTGAAGTTAATGGCTGTGTTGGGATGGGGGCTGCCTGGCTCTGGCATGTTTAGCACAGTCTGGGGAGGGTCAGGCTGTTGCTTTACCAAAAAGGGACCAGAAgaataatggggtggggggtcagtggtacagtgcttgcctagcatgtgtgaggcactgggttcgattctcagcaccgcatacaaataaatgaataaaataaagttctatcaacatctaaaaaaaaatcttaaaaaaaaaatagtggggCAGCTTTAGGCTCCAGACTGGCCTTCCTGACTATGTAGAGTGTCTCTACTCCCTGGGTACCACCACAGCccccagaaaacacagaaaaaaagtgCTTCAGGGGCAGGGGAGGATCTGGCCAGGCACACATTAGTGCTTGGCTAACTTTGGCCAGTGCCAATTGTTCTGTGACAGCCTCAGAGTGATtctcaggaagaaaatgaagacctGAGCCCATGATCAGCAACAGTTCCCACCTGGGCACAGTGTCTAGGAGTCATTTTGTCCTAGTGCTGCCTGGGTGCACTTCACCGCTGCACAGGCCCTGCGGCTATGGTGCCCTCTTGCTCTTGTGCCACCATCTGCAGGAACAGGTCTGAGGCCATCGCCTCAGCTGTAATGAGGCCAATCACACTGGCTTATCCTCTCCCAAGGGTGGCTAAAGAATGTGGCAGGGTCTCAAACCACCTGGCTTGGAAGAACCACCCCTGAGTACAAGGTATGACTGCAGACAGCTTGGGGGTGCTGGTGGTTCTGGCTAAGTGTTGCACCACATCTCGCACCCACTGCACTCAGTGACACCCACAGGAAGGGCGAGATGCAGAGGAGGCACCAATGGGTGGCCAAAGCTGTACAGAAAGAGCTGGGCCTGACTCAAAGGCTATTCAACTTAAAGGCTGAATAACACGTCCCCAACACTGCCTCCAGCACTGGGCCCCCTCCGTGTGCCCTGCATGGCTGCCTCCCTGGCACCCCCAGCCTTCCAGGTTTCACCCCATGTTCTGTACAACTTTAGCAAAGGATCCCTGTGTCCTCCATCCAGCTCCTGTGCCCAGCCTCTGAGGCAGCTGCAGCTATGGCAAGTCAGCTTCCCATGGGACAATGAACCAGGCAGGGCTCGTCTCGTCAGGCCTACCAGCTCAGGCCTGAGATCAGAGGCTCGTGGCTTTGAGTGAGGTCTCTAGGAGGTAGCAGGCTGACTTGGGCAAGGGCATAGTTCTCAAGATGGGACAGGAAGATAAATAGGACCTTGACGCTGGGGTGACCTGGGGCTGGGATTGTCCCTTTTGGACCATATCctttttcttagagaaaataagGAGAGCCTCATAAACTGTTCTCCAAGAGTTGAcaggacaaaaaaagaaacaaacaaacaaaccaaaaaaacggAAATTacagctactctaacacatgacATGGGTAGGTTGTCCACAGAGGGCAAAAGGACAGCTAAGAGGCTGGGAGCTGCTTGTGCCTATCCAAGGGGGAATCTCAGGAGGACAGGCTCCCTGACCCCCAACAAGGCACATGCCAGGGCAGATCCTAAGAGCACCTGGAGGCCTGTGATCACCCACATTCCCCACTCCGGCAGTACCCTCATTCTGAACACCACGAAGCCTCCGTGTTTGCCATCTCCGATGTCAACGCCAGCACTTCTCAAGGTGTAAAGTGAGCCATGACAACGAGGTGACTTTCCAGGTTTCCCAGAACCCCTAGAACACCCAGCCTAGGGATCCTTCTACATCCACAGTGCCTCACTGTGCCTACCATGCTGAATCTCCAGATCTCCGGCCTGGCTCGGAGTACCCAGGTGGAGGTAGCAAAGCCTAATGGCTGAGTTAGgcctggattcaatgcccagcTCTGTCACTTTCCCCTAATTCTGAAACCTCAGACTGATCACTTCACCTCTGCTATCTGGTGGTGCCTCTAGGCAGCATGCTTAAATTCTGAGGCCTCTGCTTCCCTTGGATCAAACAGGCTTCCAACATTCCACAAAACAGAACTTGGGATGCTCCTGGTCAGACAGCGTCCACCAGCAGGGACGCTGCGGCCCGCCATACCTTGACGTAGTAGGTGATGAGAATCTTGCGGAGGTCAAAGACCTGCAGCATGGAGGCGGCGTTGTTGTCGCTAATGCTGTAGCCCTCCAGCACGTACTTACTGGCTGTCACCTCCCAGGCCAGCCAGCGCTGCCCAAAGGCGGCATTGAAGGACAGGACCCGTGGCAAGTGGCCAGGctcacagcagcagcagccctcGTCCTCCTCCACACCTTCGGTGATGGCCTCCACCTCACGCTGCTGGCAGTACGTGCCTGTGGGGGAGGGCTGCCCGGTCAGGGTCACTAGGACAATCCTCGCCTGCCTCCCCCAGCAAGAGCCCAATATGGCACTCGAGGACTGCTGCCACTCACCCTCCACCAGGAATGCTGTGTGTGCAAAGGTGACTGAATGACTGGATTAACAAGTGGGCCCCTTCCTTAATTCCCAGCAGCCATGATGAGGGGGAATGAAAGAGGAAGGGGTCTGGTCCCTCATTTATAGAGGCAAAGACACTTTTCTCAAAGAGGaaaagtgacttgctcaaggtcttGGTGCTTATGAGCTGTGCACCCTTGGGGCTTCCTATGCAGTTGGCATCCAACATGTCTTCCTGCAAGCTAGAAGCAGGCTCACTCACTAGGGGTTGTGCACGGGTGCCTGAATGGTCTAGCCTGACACCACAGAGCAGGCCAGGGAAAAGTTGGCATGAGAACCCAGAGCTCTGGCCCCCAACTTTGTTGGTAGCAACCTCTGGCATCATTATGGACCCAAAGTCAGGGCACAGAGAGGGCTTGGCTGGAAAAAGACCTGTCACCTCAGAGCTTAGATTGGGAAACCCAAACTCAGGGAGCAAGAGCTCCTTGCCTGAAGTCACCCCAGCCAAGCCGTCCCTGCACACTATCAAACACAGTGCCTTGCCAAGGCCCCAGCATGCCTGCACCCCCATTCCCAGACTCAGCCCGAGGCTCACCCCGGAACTCAAGGCCACGCAGCTGGAAGGTGACAAGGCCATTGCCAACCTCGATGAGGTGCACCAGTGCATTGAGGTAGTCGGAGGCCAGGACAAAGCAGTCACCAGGGCTGTAGTTGCCCCAGCGGCCCAGCACCAGGTCCCCACACAGCGTGTGCTGCAGTGAGCGTGTCAAGTGCTCGTAGAAGATGGAGTTGAGGTTGTTGTCATCAGCGCCTGGAACCAGGGCAGAGAGACAAATGGATAAAGTGACACGTAAGGAAGGGTCCTTTTAGGGGAAGCCCTGCCTGAAGCCCCTGGACAGCTGGGTACACACCAGGGTTCCGGTCCAGTTGTGTCACCAGGCGGGTGTTGGAATGATCCACACGCTTAGTGCTGTTCACAAAGAAAGCAACAGCATCAGCAAAGGTGCAGTTAGTGACTCTGGTGACAATTCTACCTGCCAAGACCTCCCTACCCAGGCTCCACCCAGGTCCTCTCCAAGTCCACACCCCTGTGCTATGAGCAGAAGCTACCCATGATGGCCCTAGAAACATCGCCACAGATGAGGAGGACAAGGCTCAGGGACAAGAAGGAACTCACCCAGACCAAAGAACCAGGACTTGGGGAAACTGGGGTCTCACCCAGGCACAACTGCCGGTTTGCTGTCATGGGATCTGCTTCCACAAATGTCCCCACTGTGCCCAAGCATTCACCCACTTGCTTCTGGGCACTGTCCAGTCGGCTCCaagcctctctccctccctggccACACTCTTGTTCTTTCCTCCCATAGGACTCACTTGTAGTCACGCTCCCAAAACTTGAGAGGCCTTGCATAGGACATGATGAAGACGGCGCTGCCCAGCAGAGGATTGAGGGGTGTGGAGAAGAGCCCCGAGAGCAGGGCCTGGACGAATAGCATGGCCGAGTCTGGGCATAAGTCAAGGAGAGGGCAGGCACGAAGGACCTCCCAGACTCCCTCCCGATTCCCTGTAGCCCGAGGCCACAGCCCTCCCTGCACACCCCACCCAGAGAGCGGGCACAGATACGCGGCACAGCGAAGGGCTGGGCAAAGGCGTGGAAGGCTGAGCCCCAGGTGATCTGCCAGGGAGCAATGTAGGTCAGCACAAAACGCAGCTTATACAGCAGGTCCCAGAGCTGCAGGGTGGGCGAAAGGTACAAAACACAGCGTCACTCGGGTGGGTGTGCCAAGCCCCCAGACACCAGGCTTCATTCTGAACCCTGGGGCCACCCACTGGGTGCCATGTGGGTCCAGCTCAGGGTTGCCTCCAGCACTTGCTCTCTAATTCTGGCTTGAGGCACCTGACACCGTGAGCAACTCCTGACTGCATTCTAAGGGTACGTTAACCATTTAATTCACGTGATGACCCTGGAAGCTGCTTCAAGTTTACAGATGGTTaagctgaggttcagagaaggaagagaaaataaatgatctgCTCAGATCATGCAACTCGGTCAGTGGTGAGGCTGGGCCTGCACAGTGGTACTGAACATCAACAGGCAGTCCCAGGTCTGACCTCAGAGGAGTCAAGTTGGGAGGTCCACCATCTTGGGCCTGGCCAGAAAACAAGTGAGCATTCCTGTGAGAGAAAGGTTCAGGTCTGCAGGGATCCCAGCCACCGTAACAGGCATCCTGCACACAATGGGGAAGGATCCTTTGTTCAAAGTGACCTGTCTCAAACCCTGAGTGGGGAATCCCATGGTCTAGCAGAACATCTACATGCCCAGGTCCCAGGGCTTCTGAAACAACTCAGAATTGTTCTCCAGGGCCACAGCTGGCAGAAAGAGCTCAGAGGCTGGCTCTTGTGCAGAGGTCACGGTCAGGTCCTACCTATGCTAGCTGCTTCTGAGGAAGGTGGTTGTAGGGTTGGATAGACATGGGGTCAAATCCTGGTTGACTCAATTCCCTGGAGGACCTAAGACAAGTCATTCCACCTCTTTaagcctcagcttcctctctgCAAGAAGAGACAGCGGTAACCTCTTCCTTGAAGAGCCAAAAGCAGAGTTGATCTGGAGAGGCAGGTGACAGGCCCCAGGGACATTCTCCCCCAACCCTGGTGAAGGAGTTCTAAGCCACAGCCCCTGCCCCCTGCTCACTTTGCTGCAGAGCAGGGACATGAGGAAGTAGTCCAGCAGAAAGCCCTGGGAGAGGCGTGGGTAGTCGAAGTGGAAGAGCAGGACGGTGAAGGCCAAGGTCAGGTACTGCTGGGGTGGGCAGCAGAAGGCCGAGCGCAACAACTTCAGCCCAGCCACAGTCATCAGCAGTGCCCGGCAGCTGTGGGTAAGTTCAGCAGGGCTTAGGAGGCAGTGGGTGCACGTGCCCCATCTCTCACCTGCCCTGGCCCGAGAGTAACCTTGGACCTTAGCTCTCTCTAATGAGCTAGCCTCTGTTCTCTTGGACTGGTAACTCTCAGGCTTGTCCCTCTTGTGAGGGTAAAGCAGACACATTTGCTTCGACACATAGTCGAAGAACTGGGGCACCCCCTTTGGCTTGCTGGGCAATCTTGGGCCCCAACCATTACCCATtcactctctgggcctcagtttccccaatgGGAGTCAAATGGGAAGGTAGGGGGTGGGCACAGTAGTCCTCACTAGAGGCAGAACTTGTCTGGGTGGCTGGCGACCGTGTGGGCATCCACTGTGAGAGCATTGAGCACCACGGCGGGGTAGATGAGGTACTTCTCGACACACTGCAGGCCAGCATACAGCTTCTCAAACCACATCACCTGGGCAGCACCTGCAACAAGGAGATGGAGCTATTGGCCAGCACCTGGCCACACATATCCCCTCTTCCCTGGGGTCCAGAAAATGAGCCACAGCAAGACTGGAGAAAACCAAGGAGGGTGGGCAAACCAGGGGCTGTGTGTCCTGGATCCCTAGAGGCTTCAGCAGGACAGGGAGGGACTGATCTTTGGCAGTTCAAATGACAGTGAGCCCCAGGCACAGCCAGACCTCTACATACCACTGGGCACATCCCTGGCTTAGAGCTAGTGCTTTGTCCTGTTCTGCTGTCTATAGAAACAAGGCTAATGAAACTTTCAGATACTCACTGGGGATGGAAAAGTCAAGTACAGTAGACTAGGGAGGACGAGTGCATGCTGACCCCAAGCCACAGGCCCTTCTGAGGGGCAAGGCTCCCTGATTCTTGCTGCTGGAAGCAACAGAGGGATGCTGGCCCAGTGGACCTACACCTCCCATTGTGTAAGAAAAACGAGAAGTATGACCTTCCTTATCACAAATCAAGATGATTAGACACAGGCTGGAGGATATTTGAAACTGTTGCACAGCCCAGCAACAATGTACCAGATGGCTCTAGTCTACCGGAAACCAGTGTGCAATTCTGGACCTTTAGGGTCCTGGAATGCTACTTTTCCCATCTCCTCAGAGACAAGGAAGGCACACGTGGGCTGAGAGCACAGTGGGCCCACGCCAGGGCATGGTTAGAAGAGTGGGCAAAAGAGAGCAGGGATAGGTGGCAGGGTCAGGGTGGAGAGGGCAGCATAGGCAGAGGCTGCCCCCTACTGGCACCCTGAGCCAAGAAGACCAAGACTCCCACCCCGCCCGCTCAGTGCTCCAGCCTGAGGGTGGTGGCCAGGCAACCAGAGCGCTCACCGCGCACTTCATACTGGCTGTACTCCAGTGGCTTCAGCACGGGCTGTGAGAGGCAGAACCAGGGCAGCTGTTTGCGCAGCTGTGGCAGCAGGTAGTGTGTGAAGAAGCCCACAGCCCCGGCCAGCGCGTACAGCACAAAACCTAGCACCGACTGCAGAGGGAGAGACCAGAGGATCGCTCAGCCCACCAGGCCAGGTGGGGGCTGCTCGGGGCCTCAGGTCCCGCAGGCTCCTGCCAAGACCCAAGGAGGGCGAATTGAGCCACACGAACCTTCAGGGCAATGAAGACAGTGCTGGCGCTGATTGCGAAGGTGAGTACTGCGATCACCACACACATCACCAGGTCGGAATGCAGGACCTCGCGCTGCAAGGTGGGGAAGCTCACTGCCACAGCCGGAGCCTGCAACCCAGCCCGGCCCCCACTGCTTCTCCACCAGAGCCCCACGCTCCCGGTCCCTCACCACAGACTGGCGCATCTTGTCTGGTAGTGGGTCTGGGGGCTCAGCCCGGGCCGTCTCCAGGCTCCGCTCCTCTAGCTCAGGGAAGAGCTTGCTCCGTACCAGGGACCTGGGGGGAGAAaaagtcaggggctggggttgcttCCTTTCCTCGCACGGGCCCCCAGAGCCACAGGAGACCAGGATCCATGTGGTTCAGGCACGTGAGCGGATCCCCAGACCCACAGACGAACACGCCCACGgagcacacacacgtgtgcatggACAGACACGTGCAGCACCCACCAGAGCACAGTGGGGTCGCTGCTCTGCCGGCTCAGGTGGTAGGACAGCGCCACTAGGAGGCCACAGAAGACTGAGAAGAGGACAGGGACGTGCTGCTCCGGCCAAGGAGTCTGGGGAGAGAAGCACACTGGTCAGGAAAGGTGAGGGTAGCAGGGAGCCAGGGGGTACCCCCAGTTGAGAAGCCACTGCTGAGCCCAATCCATGGCCCTGTCCCAACAACCCCACAGACTCCAGCATGCCCCCCACCCTGTAGGCCATCTTACCTTGATGGCCCCAAGGCAGAAGCCGTAGAGAAGGGCAGCAGCCAGAAGACTGCGGGCAAGACTGAAGACTGCAGTGAGAGGGCTGGTGGCAGCTGTGTGGCACGGAGGAGTCGTTAAACCCAGCCCTTACATGTACCTTACTCCTGCCCCACCGTCCAGCTCCCAGAAGCTGAGCTCCCAGGACATCACCCCAGCCCACTGCTCTCTGCGCCCAGCCCTAAGGGACTTCAGAACTTGCAGCATTCTCAGGTCAAGACCACaggctggaggaaggaaggggtccATACTGTGTCAGAGGTCTAAATGAGGAATGCATCAGTGAGGGCTGGAGCCACAGACCCAATCCATAGGCCTTCTAGGGCCGGATGCCACCTCCACCCCCAAGTCACCTGTGGGCATCATACCTGTACCCCCAAAGCCATGCATATCGATCTGCTCCAGCAGGTACATGAGGCAGGTGTTGACCTGGGGCAGAAGGCCCAGGAGGAAGACGAAAGGGAAGCATAAGGTGAACACTGCCCAGGAGAAAACGAGGACTAGTCAGTCTGCTGGCCCTGCCTCAGCCCACCCTCCCGGGCTTACTCTCCCAGGACACCTCTGTCCTGCCAGGTCTCACCGGTGGCCACATCTCGggcacagaagaagaaagaagcagagaagagtgTGAGGCCATAGAGGGAGACGGGCGGGAAGGGCTGTGCTGAACCCAGGGCGTCCAGCAGCCAGATGAGTAGACAGCAGATGCAGAAGTAGACGGGCCGGCTGTATGCGATCACCCAGTTGTGGCCCTGGGGAGTCAGCCTGTGAGGAGCTGCCCTTCCTTGCTGATCACCCAAGAGGCATGTGGACACGCCCACATGCTCCAGGGCTGGCCCTGGGTCCAAGCTAGAGAGTTGGGCAGGGTGGAGGCAATGGGGCTGGTGAGGGAGCCCTGTCTCTTTCCCGCTGTGAACTCCTCCCACCTGGCTTCAGCccctcccagggcctcctggCGAGAGCCGCTACTCATGGGTACTCACATGCATGGGAGATGCTGCATCAGGCTGCACGCTCTGCAAGAGATAGGACTATGTTGGCAACAAAAGCCAGTGCCCGCAAGAACATGAGAccctgggatcagggcaggaccCTCAAGTGTCCTGAGCCTCAGGGTTCTCAACCATCAGATGGGTAGTTAGCTACAAAGCACCTTAAAAATCTTATCTGCTTCCTAGCTCACAGTCCTCAGACCTAGAGTAGTGGGAAGGGGAAGGTCTGAGGAGAGTTGGGGGAAAAGACACATGAAGCCAGGCCTGACCTTGAGCAGCGAGTACTGACAAGAGGCGATGACCAGGCAGAACTGGAAGACCCAGATGTCAGTAAAGAAGCCCTTCAGCAGCAACAAGTAGCCCAGGAAAGCAACCAGGCTGCTTAGCCCAACGCCGAAGATGTTCTCCACAACTCCCCGCGTCCTGCAGAGAC of the Sciurus carolinensis chromosome 11, mSciCar1.2, whole genome shotgun sequence genome contains:
- the Pcnx3 gene encoding pecanex-like protein 3 isoform X4 — translated: MGSQVLQILRQGVWASLTGGWFFDPHQSTFSNCFHLYVWIFLLTFPFLLYMVLPPSLMVAGVYCLVVAVIFATIKTVNYRLHAMFDQGEIVEKRNSTMGEQEEEPAQGDSSLPRDPGVEMTVFRKVSSTPPVRCSSQHSVFGFNQVSELLPRMEDSGPLRGSCLMPLVPWVADIKELVREQGSNNVIVTSADREMLKLSSQEKLIGDLPQTPPGAVPDPSLPSTDSSERSPLAGGGTPWGGSSVADTPMSPLLKGSLSQELSKSFLTLTRPDRALVRTSSRREQHRGTSGYQPLDRRGSGEPTPQKAGSSDSCFSGTDRETLSSFKSEKTNSTHLDSPPGGQAPEGSDTDPPSEAELPASPDAGVPSDDTLRSFDTVIGAGTPPGPAEPLLVVRPKDLALLRPSKRRPPMRRHSPPGRAPRRPLLEGGGFFEDEDTSEGSELSPASSLRSQRRYSTDSSSSTSCYSPESSQGAAGGPRKRRAPHGAEEGTAVPPKRPYGTQRTPSTASAKTHARVLSMDGAGGDVLRAPLAGCKAELEAQVGVELAAGDPAVLPAEARGGPAANQPGWRGELPEEGAVGGAAEETGKRDRSSSVRRTQAIRRRHNAGSNPTPPASVMGSPPSSLQEAQRGRAASHSRALTLPSALHFASSLLLTRAGTNVHEACTFDDTSEGAVHYFYDESGVRRSYTFGLAGGGYENPVGQQGEQAANGAWDRHSHSSSFHSADVPEATGGLNLLQPRPVVLQGMQVRRVPLEIPEDSLHESQEQTLMEEAPPRAQHSYKYWLFPGRWTSVRYERLALLALLDRTRGVVENIFGVGLSSLVAFLGYLLLLKGFFTDIWVFQFCLVIASCQYSLLKSVQPDAASPMHGHNWVIAYSRPVYFCICCLLIWLLDALGSAQPFPPVSLYGLTLFSASFFFCARDVATVFTLCFPFVFLLGLLPQVNTCLMYLLEQIDMHGFGGTAATSPLTAVFSLARSLLAAALLYGFCLGAIKTPWPEQHVPVLFSVFCGLLVALSYHLSRQSSDPTVLWSLVRSKLFPELEERSLETARAEPPDPLPDKMRQSVREVLHSDLVMCVVIAVLTFAISASTVFIALKSVLGFVLYALAGAVGFFTHYLLPQLRKQLPWFCLSQPVLKPLEYSQYEVRGAAQVMWFEKLYAGLQCVEKYLIYPAVVLNALTVDAHTVASHPDKFCLYCRALLMTVAGLKLLRSAFCCPPQQYLTLAFTVLLFHFDYPRLSQGFLLDYFLMSLLCSKLWDLLYKLRFVLTYIAPWQITWGSAFHAFAQPFAVPHSAMLFVQALLSGLFSTPLNPLLGSAVFIMSYARPLKFWERDYNTKRVDHSNTRLVTQLDRNPGADDNNLNSIFYEHLTRSLQHTLCGDLVLGRWGNYSPGDCFVLASDYLNALVHLIEVGNGLVTFQLRGLEFRGTYCQQREVEAITEGVEEDEGCCCCEPGHLPRVLSFNAAFGQRWLAWEVTASKYVLEGYSISDNNAASMLQVFDLRKILITYYVKSIIYYVSRSPKLEAWLSHEGIAAALRPVRAPGYADSDPTFSLSVDEDYDLRLSGLSLPSFCAVHLEWIQYCASRRGQPVDQDWNSPLVTLCFGLCVLGRRALGTASHSMSASLEPFLYGLHALFKGDFRITSPRDEWVFADMDLLHRVVAPGVRMALKLHQDHFTSPDEYEEPAALYDAIAANEERLVISHEGDPAWRSAILSNTPSLLALRHVMDDASDEYKIIMLNRRHLSFRVIKVNRECVRGLWAGQQQELVFLRNRNPERGSIQNAKQALRNMINSSCDQPLGYPIYVSPLTTSLAGSHPQLRALWGGPISLGAITRWLLRSWERLHKGCDAGCNSGGNVDDSDCGGGSGLTSLSANPPLAHPTPENAAGSGDQPLPPGPGWGPRPSLSSSGDGRPPPLLQWPPPRLPGPPPASPAPTEGSRSSRLPGPGLLSSEGPSGKWSLGGRKGLGGSDGEPASGSPKGGTPKSQVPLDLSLSPDVSSEASPPRAAQDIPCLDSSAPESGTPTEAPADWPVPAEERESPAAQPLLEHQY